A stretch of Acidobacteriota bacterium DNA encodes these proteins:
- a CDS encoding cupin domain-containing protein, producing MALIRIPDEGRTIQDTAGVAAFLAAAGIEYERAVPDVDFPPGAPASDVLAAYQTKIQELNAKGGYVTADVIDVFPDTPNLDAMLKKFSSEHWHDEDEVRFIIEGRGVFHIHPTTKDPVFAIEVEAGDLIRVPRGTHHWFDLCSDRRIRAIRLFQDPSGWTPHYTNSGADARFQPLCFGSVYFPVPPPGL from the coding sequence ATGGCCCTGATCCGCATTCCAGATGAAGGTCGGACGATTCAAGATACCGCTGGCGTGGCGGCATTCCTGGCCGCAGCCGGCATCGAATACGAGCGCGCGGTGCCCGACGTCGATTTCCCGCCCGGTGCGCCCGCGTCAGATGTGCTCGCGGCGTATCAAACGAAGATCCAGGAACTGAACGCCAAGGGCGGGTATGTGACCGCCGACGTCATTGATGTGTTCCCCGACACGCCGAACCTGGACGCGATGCTGAAGAAGTTCAGCAGTGAACATTGGCATGACGAAGACGAGGTGCGGTTCATCATCGAAGGCCGCGGCGTGTTCCACATCCATCCGACGACGAAAGACCCGGTGTTTGCGATCGAGGTCGAGGCCGGTGACCTGATTCGGGTGCCACGCGGCACGCACCACTGGTTCGACCTCTGTTCCGACCGTCGCATTCGGGCCATTCGGCTCTTCCAGGATCCGTCTGGCTGGACGCCGCACTACACAAACAGCGGCGCGGACGCCCGCTTCCAGCCGCTCTGCTTCGGTAGCGTCTACTTCCCCGTTCCCCCACCGGGCTTGTGA
- the mtnC gene encoding acireductone synthase, which yields MAFVHEVLFAYARRHLEAFVLDPANTDLVSELAVQFATEHAAEAQVMGAGPWRSGTRDELLDSVITYALWLMDRDRKSPALKALQGYIWEIGYRAGQLRGATFADVPSALKRWHAAGLTLAIYSSGSVLAQRLIFSMTDDGDLTPLVSHFFDTMVGPKRSANSYARIASALALDPAHILFLSDVAAELEAARAAGWQVILTVRPDHFAPNPGAYEQVTTFDALQ from the coding sequence ATGGCGTTCGTGCACGAGGTGCTGTTTGCGTACGCACGCAGGCATCTTGAGGCGTTTGTCCTGGACCCGGCGAACACAGACCTGGTCAGTGAGCTGGCCGTGCAATTCGCGACAGAACACGCCGCCGAAGCTCAGGTGATGGGCGCGGGGCCCTGGCGGTCAGGCACCCGTGACGAACTGCTCGACTCGGTCATCACGTACGCCCTGTGGCTGATGGATCGCGATCGGAAGTCGCCGGCCTTGAAGGCGTTGCAGGGATACATCTGGGAGATCGGCTACCGCGCCGGCCAGCTTCGCGGCGCGACGTTTGCCGACGTGCCGTCGGCACTGAAGCGCTGGCACGCTGCGGGCCTCACACTGGCCATCTACTCCTCGGGCAGCGTCCTGGCGCAGCGGCTGATTTTTTCAATGACCGACGACGGGGATTTGACGCCGCTCGTCAGTCACTTCTTCGACACCATGGTGGGCCCGAAGCGGTCGGCCAATAGCTACGCGCGCATCGCGTCGGCGTTGGCCCTGGACCCGGCACACATTCTCTTCTTGTCAGATGTCGCCGCCGAGCTGGAGGCGGCCCGTGCGGCCGGATGGCAGGTCATCCTGACGGTGCGCCCCGACCACTTCGCCCCAAATCCAGGGGCTTACGAACAAGTCACGACATTCGACGCGCTGCAATAA
- a CDS encoding ABC transporter permease gives MDALTQDLRYGFRQLLRQGGSSLIAIVTLALGIGVSTAIFSVIDATMLRPLPFPDPEQLVSLNPEELMPDGKVSRGTPSMADMRLWQKSDDVFQHVATLGSAFRGRIVEGAEPERIQVSHFTEDYLPMHGITPLIGRNFSREETAPGAPLVALLGYGYWQRRYAGRENVIGETVRFDTEVATIIGVLPPWFNATTPVSVPTRVPLDMYSRRGTGSLTGSVYARLRPGITIEQARERISARMERRTLPDGKQTTSTVTIQSRLDSALSQARTTINVLAGAVALILLIACVNVAGLLLARGAARQSELAVRASMGAGRGRLIRQLLTESVVLAIPGGALGILLAWLSLDAIVANVPLSISSNSPVTLNLKVLAATAALLVPTAMLFGLAPAIRLSRVQLGSVLARGGRQRGSALSRRGGQMLIAAEVALAVILVAGAGLMIRSFMRISAVDLGFNARGLVVMEALPLDRNPGAHQQYYATLLQQLRTLPGMTSVGIVDNFQLGGGTSFSFYTAGAKADGSTTFEVTPGYFETIGAALKSGRLPTDADFAAGLRGAVINETAAKTFFDGLAIGREFTRSGPDKAPWTVIGVIADLKHGGPLSTRQESQIFLPLQISEYDLNTAMMVVMRPSGAIPGLPDQLRKVAQGIGPRVLVERIRTSEELFGERVVTPRRRTVLLGLLGGLGMALALVGVFGMTAYSVTRRTSEIGVRLAFGARPGQVVRTMLRDSAIPIAIGTMLGVGGAFFATRVIKSFLFDTAPTDPLTLGAVAMIIAATGSIAALVPAMRAARIDPASSLRAD, from the coding sequence ATGGATGCATTGACCCAGGACCTTCGCTACGGCTTCCGTCAGCTGCTCCGCCAGGGCGGTTCGTCCCTCATCGCGATAGTGACTCTCGCGCTCGGCATCGGAGTCTCCACCGCCATCTTCTCGGTCATCGACGCCACGATGCTGCGGCCACTGCCCTTTCCCGACCCCGAGCAGCTGGTGTCACTGAATCCCGAGGAACTGATGCCCGACGGCAAAGTCTCGCGAGGGACGCCGTCGATGGCGGACATGCGGCTGTGGCAGAAGTCGGATGACGTGTTCCAGCACGTGGCAACCCTGGGCAGCGCCTTCCGCGGACGCATCGTCGAAGGGGCGGAACCCGAACGGATTCAGGTGTCGCACTTCACCGAGGACTATCTGCCGATGCACGGCATCACGCCCCTCATCGGCCGGAACTTTTCACGCGAAGAGACAGCCCCTGGAGCCCCGCTCGTGGCGTTGCTGGGCTACGGATACTGGCAGCGCCGTTATGCCGGGCGGGAGAACGTGATTGGCGAGACGGTCCGCTTCGATACCGAGGTGGCCACCATCATTGGGGTGTTGCCTCCATGGTTCAACGCCACCACACCCGTCTCGGTACCGACGCGCGTCCCGCTTGACATGTATTCGCGGAGGGGCACGGGCAGCCTGACCGGCAGCGTCTATGCCCGCCTGCGTCCCGGTATCACCATCGAGCAGGCGCGTGAGCGCATATCGGCGCGCATGGAGCGGCGCACCTTGCCGGATGGCAAGCAGACCACGTCCACCGTCACGATCCAATCGAGGCTCGACTCCGCGCTTTCGCAGGCGCGGACCACGATCAATGTGCTGGCGGGCGCTGTGGCGCTCATTCTTCTGATCGCCTGCGTGAACGTGGCGGGCCTCTTGCTGGCCCGCGGCGCGGCGCGACAGTCTGAACTTGCAGTGCGCGCATCGATGGGTGCGGGACGCGGGCGCCTGATTCGGCAGCTGCTCACTGAAAGTGTGGTGCTGGCCATCCCTGGCGGCGCCCTTGGCATCTTGCTCGCCTGGCTCTCGCTCGACGCCATCGTCGCCAACGTGCCGTTGTCCATTTCGTCCAACTCGCCGGTGACGCTGAACCTCAAGGTACTGGCCGCCACCGCCGCGTTGCTGGTACCGACGGCGATGCTGTTCGGGCTTGCGCCAGCCATTCGCCTGTCGCGCGTACAACTGGGATCGGTGCTGGCGCGTGGGGGCAGGCAGCGCGGGTCAGCGCTGTCACGGCGTGGCGGCCAAATGCTGATTGCCGCCGAAGTGGCGCTGGCAGTCATCCTGGTAGCCGGAGCGGGCCTGATGATTCGCAGCTTCATGCGAATCTCGGCCGTGGACCTCGGCTTCAACGCGCGCGGCCTCGTGGTGATGGAGGCACTGCCCCTGGATCGAAATCCCGGCGCCCATCAGCAGTACTACGCGACCCTGCTGCAACAGCTTCGAACACTGCCTGGAATGACTTCGGTCGGCATCGTGGACAACTTCCAGCTCGGCGGCGGCACATCGTTCTCGTTCTACACCGCTGGCGCAAAGGCTGATGGTTCGACCACGTTTGAGGTCACCCCAGGCTATTTCGAGACGATTGGCGCCGCGTTGAAATCGGGAAGGTTGCCGACGGACGCGGACTTCGCCGCGGGTCTTCGCGGCGCGGTTATCAATGAGACCGCCGCCAAGACATTCTTTGATGGCTTGGCGATCGGACGCGAGTTCACGCGCAGCGGACCCGACAAGGCACCGTGGACCGTCATTGGAGTCATTGCCGACCTCAAGCACGGCGGGCCACTGTCAACGCGGCAGGAGTCGCAGATCTTTTTGCCGCTCCAAATCTCTGAATACGATCTCAATACCGCAATGATGGTCGTGATGCGCCCGTCAGGCGCCATCCCCGGCCTGCCGGATCAGCTACGGAAGGTCGCGCAGGGCATCGGTCCGCGTGTGCTGGTGGAACGCATTCGCACTAGCGAAGAATTGTTCGGCGAGCGCGTGGTGACGCCGCGGCGCCGGACGGTGCTGCTCGGCCTGCTCGGCGGCCTTGGCATGGCGCTGGCGCTGGTCGGCGTGTTCGGGATGACGGCGTATTCAGTCACCCGCCGAACGTCTGAAATTGGTGTGCGCCTGGCGTTTGGCGCGCGGCCGGGCCAGGTGGTGCGCACCATGCTCCGCGACTCCGCGATCCCGATTGCGATCGGAACGATGCTGGGTGTGGGTGGCGCCTTCTTCGCGACGCGCGTCATCAAGAGCTTTTTGTTTGATACCGCGCCGACGGACCCGCTCACGCTCGGAGCCGTGGCCATGATCATTGCCGCGACCGGTTCCATCGCGGCGCTCGTGCCCGCCATGCGCGCGGCACGAATCGACCCCGCATCGAGCCTGCGTGCAGACTGA
- a CDS encoding radical SAM protein codes for MQRTSGLFNRAAYSTLTWTARSIGHVPPLRHALMAAVEHRLRRNAAVPDGRHPPGVRDDKLAMGLALLNIADRALEQGLLGSESIRGVLDRLVYDVIVRRGDNHAKDLFREKHGSSPPDFLTLSPGKTCNLRCIGCYADAGPTAEKLDWATLDRIVTDARNQWGTRFFVISGGEPFAYHDGGKGILDLAEAHPDCFFISYTNGTLITDKVARRLGELGNLSPSLSVEGLREKTDARRGTGVFDKVLLAMERLRREEVF; via the coding sequence ATGCAACGCACCAGCGGCCTATTTAATCGGGCGGCCTACTCCACTCTGACCTGGACCGCACGGAGCATCGGCCATGTACCGCCCCTGCGGCATGCGCTTATGGCCGCCGTCGAACATCGCCTCCGCCGAAACGCCGCGGTCCCGGACGGCCGCCATCCCCCAGGTGTCCGGGACGACAAGCTGGCCATGGGCCTGGCCCTGCTGAACATTGCGGACCGTGCGCTCGAACAGGGCCTGCTCGGCAGTGAGTCGATCCGGGGTGTCCTCGACCGACTCGTCTACGACGTCATCGTCCGGCGCGGAGACAATCACGCGAAGGACCTTTTCCGTGAGAAACACGGCAGCAGCCCGCCGGACTTTCTCACCCTCAGCCCAGGCAAGACCTGCAACCTGCGCTGCATCGGCTGTTATGCCGACGCCGGCCCCACCGCGGAAAAACTCGACTGGGCCACGCTGGACCGCATCGTTACCGACGCGCGAAACCAGTGGGGCACGCGCTTCTTCGTGATCTCTGGCGGCGAGCCCTTCGCGTATCACGACGGCGGCAAGGGCATCCTCGACCTGGCCGAGGCACATCCGGATTGCTTCTTCATCTCCTACACCAACGGCACACTGATCACCGACAAGGTGGCCAGACGGCTCGGTGAACTGGGCAACCTCAGTCCCAGCCTGTCGGTGGAAGGCCTGCGCGAGAAGACGGATGCGCGCCGCGGGACTGGTGTATTCGACAAAGTGCTGCTCGCCATGGAGCGGCTGCGTCGCGAAGAAGTCTTCTAG
- the mtnB gene encoding methylthioribulose 1-phosphate dehydratase, with product MSSTSPVKSLIEAGRRFYGRNWVLATSGNFSAVVSPSPLRLCITRSGAHKGTLTPRDFLTIDGSARPVGRTSARPSAEARLHLEIVRARKAGAVLHTHSVWSTMLSEHHAADGGLALQGFEMLKALEGVTTHTHREWVPIVENDQDMARLADGVAGALAEHADAHAFLLRGHGLYTWGRTVAEAERHVEALEFLLETVGRRSQM from the coding sequence ATGTCGAGCACGTCTCCCGTGAAGTCGCTCATCGAGGCCGGCCGCCGGTTTTACGGCCGCAACTGGGTGCTGGCCACGAGCGGCAACTTCTCCGCCGTCGTCTCGCCATCGCCCTTGCGACTCTGCATCACCCGAAGCGGCGCGCACAAGGGCACACTGACGCCTCGAGATTTCCTGACAATAGACGGGTCGGCCAGGCCGGTCGGCCGGACCAGCGCTCGGCCTTCGGCCGAGGCCAGGCTCCACCTGGAGATCGTGCGGGCCAGGAAGGCCGGCGCTGTGTTGCACACCCACTCTGTTTGGAGCACGATGCTGTCTGAACATCACGCGGCTGACGGCGGCCTCGCGCTTCAGGGCTTCGAGATGCTGAAGGCCCTTGAGGGCGTGACAACGCACACCCACCGTGAGTGGGTGCCGATCGTGGAGAACGATCAGGACATGGCCCGGTTGGCAGACGGGGTTGCGGGGGCTCTGGCAGAACACGCCGATGCGCACGCGTTCCTGCTGCGGGGACACGGGCTCTACACCTGGGGCCGCACCGTGGCCGAGGCCGAGCGGCACGTGGAAGCGCTGGAGTTCCTGCTCGAAACCGTCGGACGTCGTTCGCAGATGTAA
- a CDS encoding SPASM domain-containing protein yields the protein MNWNGDVCPCVFVPYSPVNIKDVFARGGTLDDVWSEPLFGAFRNWQHEYGYREEGQTYTGNGNWLMPCPIRDHHAEFRAMLKCHPAKPIDADAAAALDDPDYAAGLETFGRELGELTDPIWRERYLSHKDGPQTGK from the coding sequence ATGAACTGGAACGGTGACGTGTGCCCATGTGTCTTCGTGCCGTATTCGCCGGTGAACATCAAGGACGTCTTTGCGAGGGGCGGCACGCTCGACGATGTGTGGTCCGAGCCGCTGTTCGGGGCATTCCGCAACTGGCAGCATGAATACGGCTACCGCGAGGAGGGCCAAACCTACACCGGCAACGGCAATTGGCTGATGCCCTGCCCGATTCGCGACCACCATGCGGAATTCCGGGCCATGCTGAAATGTCATCCGGCCAAACCGATCGATGCGGACGCGGCGGCGGCGCTCGACGATCCTGACTACGCGGCGGGGCTTGAGACATTCGGACGGGAGCTTGGCGAGTTGACGGACCCGATTTGGCGCGAGCGTTACCTCTCTCACAAGGACGGTCCCCAGACCGGGAAGTAG